Sequence from the Rhinoderma darwinii isolate aRhiDar2 unplaced genomic scaffold, aRhiDar2.hap1 Scaffold_4102, whole genome shotgun sequence genome:
gatatcagtcacatatgatgtaatgtctctggaggatataatagtactggagtgttataagaggagcggctgatatcagtcacacatatgatgtaatgtctggaggatataatagtactggagtgatataaggggagcggctgatatcagtcacacatatgatgtaatgtctctggaggatataatagtgctggagtgatataagaggagcggctgatatcagtcacatatgatgtaatgtctctgggggatataatagtactggagtgatataagaggagcggctgatatcagtcacatatgatgtaatgtctctggaggatataatagtgctggagtgatataagaggagcggctgatatcagtcacacatatgatgtaatgtctctggaggatataatagtactggagtgatataaggggagcggctgatatcagtcacatatgatgtaatgtctctggaggatataatagtactggagtgatataagaggagcggctgatatcagtcacacatatgatgtaatgtctctggaggttataatagtgctggagtgatataagaggagcggctgatatcagtcacatatatgatgtagtgtctctggaggatataatagtactggagtgatataagaggagcggctgatatcagtcacatatgatgtaatgtctctggaggatataatagtactggagtgatataagaggagcggctgatatcagtcacacatatgatgtaatgtctctggaggatataatagtactggagtgttataagaggagcggctgatatcagtcacatatgatgtaatgtctctggaggatataatagtactggagtgttataagaggagcggctgatatcagtcacatatatgatgtagtgtctctggaggatataatagtactggagtgttataagaggagcggctgatatcagtcacatatgatgtaatgtctctggaggatataatagtgctggagtgatataagaggagcggctgatatcagtcacacatatgatgtaatgtctctggaggatataatagtactggagtgttataagaggagcggctgatatcagtcacatatgatgtaatgtctctggaggatataatagtgctggagtgatataagaggagcggctgatatcagtcacacatatgatgtaatgtctctggaagatataatagtactggagtgttataagaggagcggctgatatcagtcacacatatgatgtaatgtctggaggatataatagtactggagtgatataagaggagcggctgatatcagtcacatatgatgtaatgtctctggaggatataatagtgctggagtgttataagaggagcggctgatatcagtcacatatgatgtaatgtctctggaggatataatagtactggagtgatataagaggagcggctgatatcagtcacacatgatgtaatgtctcgggaggatataatagtactggagtgttataagaggagcggctgatatcagtcacatatgatgtaatgtctctggaggatataatagtgctggagtgatataagaggagcggctgataactTTCTCTTCTCTCACCAGACGCAATCTTGGGGGGAAGCTGGGGGCCACTATTAAGGAGATCCTGGGGGTGCAGTACATCGGGCAGATCACCCAGTTCAGTGAATCGTCTCTTCAGAGCCACTTTGGAGATAAGACGGGGTAAGTCGGGTGCTGGGATTGGACGTTCTGTAAGGAGTGGGGGGGGTGTTCtgtgtcctcagcatcgcgctccTTCCTCCTGACCCCGCTGTATGACGTCAGGTGCAGGTTATACAGGAGTATACAGCAGGCATGGCGAGGCCTCCGGCATTGCCCTGCGTGTTACTGGTCATCGGGGTCTCCATGATGGGGGGGATGAATCCTCTGCAGAGCTGGAGCGTCCTCAGTAACCGCGGGCCTGCGGGGGCTTGTACTGGGGGATTCCTGTCTCTGGTATTGGTGAAATCTCTTTCCTGTCCGCCATGTTGTACATGGCACGATTTATCAGTGCAGTAGAGCAGAATGTATTGATACGACAGCGGCACCCGAAGTTCAAAACTGCTATAATGTCCCCAGAACGGCGTCCTAGAGAATGATGAGATGAAGCTGTATACAGGAGTGGTGTGTGGTATATAGGAACGCCCCTCCCCCACCCCTCTCATCGCTTTGTGTTCGCAGCTCGTGGCTTTACCTGCTGTGCCGCGGCATCGAGGACGAGCCTGTGAAGCCCCGGCAGTTACCCAAATCCATCGGCTGCAGCAAGAACTTCCCTGGGAAGACGTCTCTGTGCTCGCGAGATCAGGTCAGAGACTTGTGTAACAACATCTATCGGGACGCTGCGTGTTAAAGGGCCATACACTGTGCCAGCTGCACCAATCCGAGTCCTGCGCAGCGCCGCGCCCATCGGAGTCCTGCGCAGCGCCGCGCCCATCGGGGTCCTGCGCAGCGCCGCGCCCATCGGGGTCCTGCGCAGCGCCGCGCCCATCGGGGTCCTGCGCAGCGCCGCGCCCATCGGGGTCCTGCGCAGCGCCGCGCCCATCGGGGTCCTGCGCAGCGCCGCGCCCATCGGGGTCCTGCGCCGCGCCCATCGGGGTCCTGCGTTGCGCCCATCGGGGTCCTGCGCCGCGCCCATCGGGGTCCTGCGCAGCGCCCATCGGGGTCCTGCGCAGCGCCCATCGGGGTCATGCGCAGCGCCGCGCCCATCGGGGTCCTGCGCAGCGCCGCGCCCATCGGGGTCCTGCGCAGCGCCCATCGGGGTCCTGCGCTGCGCCCATCGGGGTCCTGCTCTGCGCCCATCCGGGTCCTGCGCTGCTCGCGTGGTGCATTGTCCCATCGCAGCTTGTAAAGTCCTCCGTGTGTTCCCATGACACCAGCTTCTATAGTCTGGGCCTAAGGTGGGATCAGTGGCGCCTGTGCGGCTGGCTGTGCTGTGCGGCGGCTGGCTGGCTGTGCGGCGGCTGGCTGTTCGGCGGCTGTGCTCCTGGCTGTGCGGCGGCTGGCTGTGCGGCGGCTGGCTGGCTGTGCGGCGGCTGGCTGGCTGTGCGGCGGCTGGCTGGCTGTGCGGCAGCTGGCTGTGCTCCTGGCTGTGCGGCGGCTGGCTGTGCGGCTGCTGGCTGTGCGGCTGCTGGCTGTGCGGTGGCTGGCTGTGCGGCGGCTGGCTGTGCGGCGGCTGTGCTCCTGGCTGTGCGGCGGCTGTGCTCCTGGCTGTGCGGCGGCTGGCTGGCTGTGCGGCGGCTGGCTGTGCGGCGGCTGGCTGTGCGGCGGCTGGCTGTGCGGCGGCTGTGCTCCTGGCTGTGCGGCGGCTGGCTGTGCGGCGGCTGGCTGTGCGGCGGCTGGCTGTGCGGCGGCTGGCTGTGCGGCGGCTGTGCTCCTGGCTGTGCGGCGGCTGTGCTCCTGGCTGTGCGGCGGCTGGCTGGCTGTGCGGCGGCTGGCTGTGCGGCGGCTGGCTGTGCGGCGGCTGGCTGTGCGGCGGCTGGCTGTGCGGCAGCTGGCTGTGCGGCGGCTGTGCTCCTGGCTGTGCGGCGGCTGGCTGTGCGGCGGCTGTGCTCCTGGCTGTGCGGCGGCTGTGCGGCGGCTGGCTGTGCGGCGGCTGGCTGTGCTCCTGGCTGTGCGGCGGCTGGCTGTGCGGGTTATTTCTGCCTCTTCCTCTCCGCAGGTGCAGCACTGGCTCCTACAGTTGTGTCTGGAGTTAGAAGAGCGGCTCAAGAAGGACAAGGAGACGGTAAGTGCCGGGGGTCCCGACTACTGGGCGTCATGTGACTGTATTTCTATTCATTCACCTCTTCTCTCCCCCAGAACCACAGAGTGGCTAAACAGCTGACAGTCGGTTTACATCGCCAGGGGGAGCACAGTGGTCTATCCCGGTGCTGCGCCCTCACCCGCTATGATGCCCAAAAGATCAGCGGCGATGCCTTCATCCTCCTGAAAAGCTTCAATAAAGCCGGAGCTCATCAGGCCGCATGGTACGTACGAACAATGATGGGAGCCGGCGTATCGCTGACCGCAGCGTCAGGCAGGAGACGCTCGTGTCCTCGTCCCTCACCTCATGATGTTATTACCGCCTGCCCAGCAGAAGCGCCGGACGCAGAGGTGACCTGGACGTCTCCTGACCGATGCGGAGGATTACACGCTGCGCTCTGACCTCTGATCATGTTCCAGGTCTTCACCTCTGACCTCTGATCATGTTCCAGGTCTTCACCTCTGACCTCTGATCATGTTCCAGGTCTTCACCTCTGACCTCTGATCATGTTCCAGGTCTTCACCTCTGACCTCTGATCATGTTCCAGGTCTTCACCTCTGACCTCTGATCATGTTCCAGGTCTCctcctctcactctgctccagctGTCTGCAAGCAAATTCTCAGAGAGCGCATCATCCGGAGGTGACATCGCAAGTCTCCTGAGCAAGGAGGCGCTCGGGGCCCCGAGACCCCCGAGTTCACAGCCGTCCCCCAGCAGAGCACCCCAGAAAGAGCAAAGAGAAAGCCGGACGCCCAGCACCATCCGCATGTTATTCCAGAGAGCAGCCGAGAAGAAGGAGGATGCAGGTGAAGCAGCATGTAGTGTACCCCCCTCTTCTCCCCTCACCCCAGGTAAACAGGACATGGGCCGGGCGTCACTTTTCCAGTCCCGTTCCCTGCAGCCCGAGACGTCTGAACTTCCAGGTGAATGCGCAGAAGCCTCATCCTCAGCCGCCCCCGGTGAGGAGGACCTGGTGGTCTGCGAGAAGTGCCGGCAGCCCGTCCTGGTGTGGGACCTCCCGGAACACAACGATTATCACTTTGCTCAGGACTTACAAgattccttctctgctcctcgtcCTGATACAGTAACAGCGGCCATGACACCCGCGAGCCACAGACCGAAGAGTAAGACGAAGAGCCCGGCAACTCCCAGTGCCAAACGTGCCCGCAGCGAGGGCAGCCGCACCCTGGACACCTTCTTCAGAGCAGCCCCGCAGTGATGAGGCTGCCGCACCCTGGACACCTTCTTCAGAGCGGCCCCGCAGTGATGAGGCTGCCGCACCCTGGACACCTTATTCAGAGCAGCCCCGCAGTGATGAGGCTGCCGCACCCTGGACACCTTCTTCAGAGCGGCCCCGCAGTGATGAGGCTGCCGCACCCTGGACACTTTCTTCAGAGCGGCCCCGCAGTGATGAGGCTGCCGCACCCTGGACACCTTCTTCAGAGCGGCCCCGCAGTGATGAGGCTGCCAGTCTGGAGAAGCTCCAGGGTAAATATTGTCCTCGGCCGTCGCTTGTCAGGCGATGACCAGTGCGCCTGCCAGTACAGCGACCCAACTCCTAAATGACCAGTCCGCTTGTGTGTCCAGCAATGGGGGAGGGGGAATAACCGTGGTCCGCCCCCCCTGCGTTCATtacacggcagtgacgtcctgaccGCTCCTCGCCCTCTGCtggttttatattttacaatgtGAATTAAATGCTATAATGACTCCAGGAAGGCCTTTGTTTTGATCCTTGTGCTGAGTATTAGGACGGTCGTCATGGGGTCACATAGAGAAATAAGGGCCCCCCAGTTCATTCCTAGCCGCTACTTCTTCCTGGTCGGCTGCTTTTCATCTCTGCCCTATTAGGACGGAGCCCTGATCACTGACCCCCACTCAGCTGCAGCATCTATAGGCTCTGAGATCTGTCATCCCccgtgctttacactgcagctgtgCTTGTTCAGATTGACTGCTGTGTGTAGAAACAAGCTCTGCCATAATCCGGTACGTTCTCCGGACCCTGTGAGTGTGGGGTCTATAGTCCTGGAACGCCTTGTCCCAGCTCTTGTGTGAAGGGTCCTGGAGAAGGTGTTACAGTCCCGGCCTCCTGCGCTTTCATACAGATTTTCTTTTTCTATCAAATTATGTAAAAGTCCAACAAAACAATGGTGGTCTCTAGGACGGCGTGTACGGAGGGCGTGTATGGGGGTCTGTGGAAGCTGCTGCTTGAGGGGGATATCCATACCGAACAAAATAATACCTTACAAAGCAGCAGaactgagaaggatctgggtgtaataatctgcagcatcatatgtcctagggggagctacactgggggagtcacttgttgagaaggatctgggtgtaataatctgcagcatcatatgtcctagggggagctacactgggggagtcacttgtagagaaggatctgggtgtaataatctgcagcatcatatgtcctagggcgcgctacactgggggagtcacttgtatagaaggatctggatgtaataatctgcagcatcatatgtcctagggcgcgctacactgggggagtcacttgtagagaaggatctgggtgtaataatctgcagcatcatatgtcctagggggagctacactgggggagtcacttgtagagaaggatctgggtgtaataatctgcagcatcatctgtcctagggggagctacactgggggagtcacttgtagagaaggatctgggtgtaataacctgcagcagcatcatatgtcctagggggcgctacactgggggagtcacttgtagagaaggatctgggtgtaataacctgcatgcatcatatgtcctagggggcgctacactggaggagtcacttgtagagaaggatctggatgtaataatctgcagcatcatatgtcctagggggcgctacactggaggagtcacttgtagagaaggatcggggtgtaataatctgcagcatcatatgtcctaggggggctacactgggggagtcacttgtagagaaggatctgggtgtaataatctgcagcatcatatgtcctagggggggctacactgggggagtcacttgtagagaaggatctggatgtaataatctgcagcatcatatgtcctagggggcgctacactgggggagtcacttgtagagaaggatctggatgtaataatctgcagcagcatcatatgtcctagggggcgctacactggaggagtcacttgtagagaaggatctggatgtaataatctgcagcatcatatgtcctagggggggctacactgggggagtcacttgtagagaaggatctggatgtaataatctgcagcatcatatgtcctagggggcgctacactgggggagtcacttgtagagaaggatctggatgtaataatctgcagcatcatatgtcctagggggggctacactgggggagtcacttgtagagaaggatctggatgtaataatctgcagcatcatatgtcctagggggggctacactgggggagtcacttgtagagaaggatctgggtgtaataatctgcagcatcatatgtcctagggggcgctacactgggggagtcacttgtagagaaggatctgggtgtaataatctgcagcatcatatgtcctagggggcgctacactgggggagtcacttgttgagaaggatctggatgtaataatctgcggcatcatatgtcctagggggcgctacactgggggagtcacttgttgagaaggatctgggtgtaataatctgcagcatcatatgtcctagggggggctacactggcggagtcacttgttgagaaggatcggggtgacttgtaaatcataaactcaataacagcatgcaatgtcaatcagctgcttcaaaggccagcaggatattgtcgtgcattatagaggcatggactcgcgggaccgggatgtaatattgccactttacaaagcattagtgaggcctcatctagaatatgcagttcagttctgggctccagttcatagaaaggatgccctggagttggaaaaaatacaaagaagagcaacgaagctaattaggggcgcggagaatctaagttatgaggaaagattgaaagaattaaacctatttagccttgaaaaaagacgactaaggggggacatgattaatttatataaatatattaatggcacatacaaaaaatatggtcaaatcctgttccttgtaaaaccccctcaaaaaacaagggggcgctccctccgtctggagaaaaaaaggttcaacctgcagaggcgacaaggcttctttaccgtgagaactgtgaatctatggaatagcctaccgcaggagccgtcacagcagggacagtagacaccgcaggagccgtcacagcagagaCCGGAGACaccgcagggacaggagacaccgcaggagccgtcacagcagggacaggagacaccgcaggagccgtcacagcagggacaggagccgccacagcagggacagtagacaccgcaggagccgtcacagcagggacaggagacaccgcaggagccgtcacagcagggacagtagacaccgcaggagccgtcacagcagggacaggagccgccacagcagggacagtagacaccgcaggagccgtcacagcagggacaggagacaccgcaggagccgtcacagcagggacagtagacaccgcaggagccgtcacagcagggacagtagacaccgcaggagccgtcacagcagggacagtagacaccgcaggagccgtcacagcagggacagtagtcaccgcaggagccgtcacagcagggacagtagacaccgcaggaaccgtcacagcagggacagtagacaccgcaggaaccgtcacagcagggacaggagacaccgcaggagccgtcacagcagggacaggagacaccgcaggagccgccacagcagggacagtagacaccgcaggagccgtcacagcagggacaggagacaccgcaggagccgtcacagcagggacagtagacaccgcaggagccgtcacagcagggacagtagacaccgcaggagccgtcacagcagggacagtagtcaccgcaggagccgtcacagcagggacagtagacaccgcaggaaccgtcacagcagggacaggagacaccgcaggagccgtcacagcagggacaggagacaccgcaggagccgccaCAGCAGGgacagacaccgcaggagccgtcacagcagggacaggagacaccgcaggagccgtcacagcagggacagtagacacgcaggagccgtcacagcagggacagtagacaccgcaggagccgtcacagcagggacagtagacaccgcaggagccgtcacagcagggacagtagacaccgcaggagccgtcacagcagggacagtagtcaccgcaggagccgtcacagcagggacagtagacaccgcaggaaccgtcacagcagggacaggagacaccgcaggagccgtcacagcagggacaggagacaccgcaggagccgtcacagcagggacagtagacaccgcaggagccgtcacagcagggacagtagtcaccgcaggagccgtcacagcagggacagtagacaccgcaggaaccgtcacagcagggacagtagtcaccgcaggagccgtcacagcagggacagtagacaccgcaggagccgtcacagcagggacagtagacactagaaacaataataaaaaaaaaaacctgccaacATCGCTATTTTGTGATTACCCCAAccgaaacatagaataaaaactgatcgaaAAGTtgcatgtcccccccccccaaaagaggaacgacaacccgtcccgcagaaCACACGACCTGACACGGTTTATAGGActgaaaaaaagaacaacaaggCGCTCAGATTACGGGGGATCAGGAAAAATATGTTTATtcagcaaacgctgcaaaatataaaaaaaatctacattcagTGTCGCCGTGAtcaaccgacccgcagaataacgtgaaatgTCATATATAGCGCATGGTGACGCACGAAAAACAAGGAGCATGGTGAGAACAGCTGCTCCCTCGTCACCCCCGAGAATGGAACAAAATGTCATCAAATCATCTCTACCCCAAAATGTGACCAATGACAAgtgcagattgtcccgcaacaaataatcccCCACACGGGGGAGAAAAATAACAGTGCTGGCGATGACCCGTGAGCGGAGCGTTCCGAAAGAGGAGAGGACCGGAACCATTTATcactgcgacaccggccacacctcGTATTATAccgtgatgtaccccgcacatattacatataccctgatgtactcctcacctattacatataccctgatgtactcctcacctattacatataccctgatgtactcctcacctattacatataccctgatgtactcctcacatattacatataccctgatgtactcctcacacataacatacaacctgatgtactcctcacatattacatataccctgatgtactcctcatatattacatataccctgatgtactcctcatatattacatataccctgatgtactcctcacatattacatatatcctgatgtactcctcacatattacatatatccggatgtactcctcacatattacatatactccctgatgtactcctcacatattacatatatcctgatgtactcctcacatattacatatatcctgatgtactcctcacatattacatatacccctgatgtactcctcacatattacatatatcctgatgtactcctcacatattacatataccctgatgtactcctcacatattacatataccctgatgtactcctcacatattacatataccctgatgtactcctcacatattacatataccctgatgtactcctcacatattacatatatcctgatgtactcctcacatattacatataccctgatgtactcctcacatattacatataccctgatgtactcctcacacattacatacaacctgatgtactcctcacatattacatataccctgatgtactcctcacatattacatatatcctgatgtactcctcacatattacatatacccctgatgtgctcctcacatattacatatatcctgatgtgctcctcacatattacatataccctgatgtactcctcacatattacatataccctgatgtactcctcacatattacatataccctgatgtactcctcacatattacatataccctgatgtactcctcacatattacatatatcctgatgtactcctcacatattacatatatcctgatgtactcctcacatattacatatacccctgatgtactcctcacatattacatatatcctgatgtactcctcacatattacatataccctgatgtactcctcacatattacatataccctgatgtactcctcacatattacatataccctgatgtactcctcacatattacatataccctgatgtactcctcacatattacatataccctgatgtactcctcacatattacatataccctgatgtactcctcacatattacatataccctgatgtactcctcacacattacatacaacctgatgtactcctcacatattacatataccctgatgtactcctcatatattacatataccctgatgtactcctcatatattacatataccctgatgtactcctcacatattacatataccctgatgtactcctcacatattacatataccctgatgtactcctcacatattacatataccctgatgtactcctcacatattacatataccctgatgtactcctcacatataccctgatgtactcctcacatattacatataccctgatgtactcctcacatataccctgatgtactcctcacatattacatataccctgatgtactcctcacatattacatataccctgatgtactcctcacatattacatataccctgatgtactcctcacatattacatataccctgatgtactcctcacatattacatataccctgatgtactcctcacatattacatataccctgatgtactcctcacatattacatataccctgatgtactcctcacatattacatataccctgatgtactcctcacatattacatatatcctgatgtactccacacatattacatataccctgatgtactcctcacatattacatataccctgatgtactcctcacatattacatataccctgatgtactcctcacatattacatatactgatgtactcctcacatattacatatactgatgtactcctcacatattacatataccctgatgtactcctcacatattacatataccctgatgtactcctcacacattacatatatcctgatgtactcctcacacattacatatatcctgatgtactcctcacatattacatatatcctgatgtactactcacacattacatatatcctgatgtactcctcacacattacatatatccggatgtactcctcacatatcacatatacccggatgtactcctcacatatcacatataccctgatgtactcctcacatattacatataccctgatgtactcctcacatattacatataccctgatgtactcctcatatattacatatatcctgatgtactcctcacatattacatataccctgatgtactcctcacatattacatatatcctgatgtactcctcacatattacatatatcctgatgtactcctcacatattacatataccctgatgtactcctcacatattacatataccctgatgtactcctcacatattacatataccctgatgtactcctcacatattacatataccctgatgtactcctcacatattacatataccctgatgtattcctcacatattacatatatcctgatgtactcctcacatattacatatatcctgatgtactcctcacatgttacatataccctgatgtactcctcacatgttacatataccctgatgtactcctcacatattacatatatcctgatgtactcctcacatattacatataccctgatgtactcctcacatattacatataccctgatgtactcctcacatattacatatatcctgatgtactcctcacatattacatataccctgatgtactcctcacatattacatataccctgatgtactcctcacatattacatataccctgatgtactcctcacatattacatataccctgatgtactcctcacatattacatataccctgatgtactcctcacatattacatataccctgatgtactcctcacatattacatacatcctgatgtactcctcacatattacatacaccctgatgtactcctcacatattacatacaccctgatgtactcctcacatattacatacaccctgatgtactcctcacatattacatacaccctgatgtactcctcacatattacatacatcctgatgtactcctc
This genomic interval carries:
- the LOC142709505 gene encoding DNA polymerase eta-like isoform X2 — its product is MMESGPQRVVALVDMDCFYVQVEQRLRPELKNKPVVVVQYKTWRGGGIIAVSYEARAFGVTRNMFANDAKKLCADLELARVAETHGKADLTKYREASVEVMEIMSRFAVVERASIDEAYIDLTDSIQKRIQEMAGQQIAEGLLKTTYVQGYPDLNPAHEQRRTTEELRRLGVEQWLSSLLSGDPRSLELQLTVAAIIVEEMRAAVEEETTFQCSAGISHNKILAKLACGLNKPNRQTILSQSAVPGLFRQLPIGKIRNLGGKLGATIKEILGVQYIGQITQFSESSLQSHFGDKTGSWLYLLCRGIEDEPVKPRQLPKSIGCSKNFPGKTSLCSRDQVQHWLLQLCLELEERLKKDKETNHRVAKQLTVGLHRQGEHSGLSRCCALTRYDAQKISGDAFILLKSFNKAGAHQAAWSPPLTLLQLSASKFSESASSGGDIASLLSKEALGAPRPPSSQPSPSRAPQKEQRESRTPSTIRMLFQRAAEKKEDAVTAAMTPASHRPKSKTKSPATPSAKRARSEGSRTLDTFFRAAPQ
- the LOC142709505 gene encoding DNA polymerase eta-like isoform X1 is translated as MMESGPQRVVALVDMDCFYVQVEQRLRPELKNKPVVVVQYKTWRGGGIIAVSYEARAFGVTRNMFANDAKKLCADLELARVAETHGKADLTKYREASVEVMEIMSRFAVVERASIDEAYIDLTDSIQKRIQEMAGQQIAEGLLKTTYVQGYPDLNPAHEQRRTTEELRRLGVEQWLSSLLSGDPRSLELQLTVAAIIVEEMRAAVEEETTFQCSAGISHNKILAKLACGLNKPNRQTILSQSAVPGLFRQLPIGKIRNLGGKLGATIKEILGVQYIGQITQFSESSLQSHFGDKTGSWLYLLCRGIEDEPVKPRQLPKSIGCSKNFPGKTSLCSRDQVQHWLLQLCLELEERLKKDKETNHRVAKQLTVGLHRQGEHSGLSRCCALTRYDAQKISGDAFILLKSFNKAGAHQAAWSPPLTLLQLSASKFSESASSGGDIASLLSKEALGAPRPPSSQPSPSRAPQKEQRESRTPSTIRMLFQRAAEKKEDAGEAACSVPPSSPLTPGKQDMGRASLFQSRSLQPETSELPGECAEASSSAAPGEEDLVVCEKCRQPVLVWDLPEHNDYHFAQDLQDSFSAPRPDTVTAAMTPASHRPKSKTKSPATPSAKRARSEGSRTLDTFFRAAPQ